One part of the Nostoc sp. PCC 7120 = FACHB-418 genome encodes these proteins:
- a CDS encoding alpha-ketoacid dehydrogenase subunit beta has protein sequence MAETLFFNALREAIDEEMARDSSVFVLGEDVGHYGGSYKVTKDLYKKYGELRILDTPIAENSFTGMAVGAAMTGLRPIIEGMNMGFLLLAFNQISNNAGMLRYTSGGNFKIPLVIRGPGGVGRQLGAEHSQRLETYFQAVPGLKIVTCSTPYNAKGLLKSAIRDDNPVLFFEHVLLYNLKEDLPEKEYYLPLDKAEIVRSGKDVTILTYSRMRHHVTQAVKTLEKQGYDPEVIDLISLKPLDLETIGASIRKTHKVIIVEEAMRTGGIAAELIASINDRFFDELDAPVLRLSSQDIPTPYNGTLERLTIVQPEQIVEAVQKMIALRV, from the coding sequence ATGGCAGAAACATTATTCTTCAACGCTCTGCGGGAAGCCATTGATGAAGAAATGGCTCGTGATTCCAGTGTCTTCGTTCTAGGTGAAGACGTAGGACACTATGGCGGCTCTTACAAAGTCACCAAGGATTTATATAAAAAATACGGTGAACTCAGAATTTTAGATACTCCCATCGCCGAAAACAGTTTTACTGGTATGGCTGTAGGTGCTGCTATGACAGGCTTACGTCCGATAATTGAAGGCATGAATATGGGTTTTCTCCTCCTCGCCTTTAACCAAATCTCCAACAACGCGGGGATGCTACGCTATACCTCCGGCGGTAACTTTAAAATTCCTTTGGTTATTCGTGGCCCTGGTGGTGTAGGTAGACAGTTGGGTGCAGAACACTCCCAACGCCTGGAAACTTACTTCCAAGCAGTTCCAGGCTTGAAAATCGTCACCTGTTCTACACCTTACAACGCCAAAGGATTGCTGAAATCAGCCATCCGCGATGATAACCCTGTTCTATTCTTTGAACACGTCCTGCTTTATAACTTGAAAGAGGACTTACCGGAAAAAGAATACTACCTACCTTTAGATAAGGCAGAAATCGTCCGTTCTGGTAAAGATGTAACAATCTTGACTTATTCACGGATGCGTCATCACGTCACCCAAGCGGTAAAAACTTTAGAAAAACAAGGTTACGACCCAGAAGTAATTGATTTAATATCCCTCAAACCACTTGATTTAGAAACAATTGGTGCATCAATCCGCAAAACCCACAAAGTGATTATTGTGGAAGAAGCGATGCGAACCGGCGGTATTGCAGCAGAATTAATCGCTTCCATTAACGATCGCTTTTTTGATGAATTAGATGCACCAGTCCTCAGGCTGTCATCTCAAGATATTCCTACACCATACAACGGTACTCTGGAGCGCCTAACAATTGTTCAACCAGAGCAAATTGTCGAAGCTGTGCAGAAAATGATTGCGTTGCGCGTATAG
- a CDS encoding Uma2 family endonuclease, producing MTQTLRKVITFDEFAAWYPDNPRQRYELHGGVIIEMPPPTGDHEEIVGFLVGEIVKAYTQLNLPYFIPKTAFVKPVEGESAYSPDILIFNHPNLVNEPRWKKESTVSQAASIPLVIEVVSSNWRDDYHKKYADYEMMGIPEYWIVDYAALGGREFIGKPKQPTILVCCLDDGEYQIHKFRGNDRIQSATFPELNLTVEQIFQAGNPST from the coding sequence ATGACTCAAACTTTACGTAAAGTAATCACATTTGATGAGTTTGCGGCTTGGTATCCAGATAACCCAAGACAACGCTATGAACTACATGGCGGAGTAATTATTGAAATGCCACCACCCACGGGTGACCATGAAGAGATAGTGGGATTTTTGGTTGGAGAAATAGTTAAAGCATATACGCAATTAAATCTACCTTATTTCATACCCAAGACAGCGTTTGTCAAGCCAGTCGAAGGTGAATCAGCTTATTCTCCAGACATACTGATATTCAATCACCCCAATTTAGTCAATGAACCACGCTGGAAAAAAGAATCCACAGTAAGTCAAGCAGCCTCAATTCCGTTGGTAATTGAAGTGGTAAGTAGTAACTGGCGTGATGATTATCACAAGAAATATGCTGACTATGAAATGATGGGAATCCCTGAATATTGGATTGTAGATTATGCTGCTTTAGGTGGGAGGGAGTTTATTGGCAAGCCGAAACAACCTACTATATTAGTCTGCTGTTTAGATGATGGTGAATATCAGATTCATAAATTTCGGGGAAATGACCGTATTCAGTCTGCAACATTCCCAGAGTTGAATTTGACTGTAGAGCAGATTTTTCAAGCCGGAAATCCATCTACCTAA
- a CDS encoding leucine-rich repeat domain-containing protein encodes MTQDELLVLIEQAATEGWRELDLSGQELTELPGEIGKLQQLESLILGKQVGGYEKVGYRIFQKALGNNLKTLPIELLSLPNLRKLDISGNPLEGIPDVVMQILHLEELILIRVQLTEIPEALAKLTNLTQLILSDNQITEIPEALAKLTNLTQLNLSYNQITEIPEALAKLTNLTQLNLSYNQITEIPEALAKLTNLTQLNLRGNQRTEIPEALAKLTNLTRLNLSYNQRTEIPEALAKLTNLTQLILSDNQIKEIPETIAKLTNLTHLILSGNQIKEIPETIAKLTNLTQLGLDGNQIKEIPEAIAKLTNLTQLGLDGNQIKEIPEAITKLTNLTHLILSGNQIKEIPETIAKLTNLTQLALSSNQITEIPEVLAQLTNLTQLFLSSNQITQIPEALAPLTNLTTLHLRVNQITQIPEAIESLPKLELLDLRGNPLPISPEILGSVYQVGSVEEIFNYLRLLRSGEVRPLNEAKLLLVGQGSVGKTSLIERLIHNKYDRNQPQTDGLKVETWNVQVNSKDIRLNVWDFGGQEIYHATHQFFLTKRSLYLLVCNCRTSEEENRIEYWLKLIESFGGQSPVIIVGNKKDEQPLDINRKALREKYPNIQAIIETSCQDNIGIDELRTAILQQVGNLKEVYDLLPLSWFEVKQQLESMSQDFITYSSYIGICYENKIPEEHNQEQLIDLLHRLGLVLNFREHPILRDTNVLKPNWVTEGIYALLSDENLKTKSKGIFTPADLTRVLNPERYPTKRHGYLIELMKEFELGFELACYPPQFLIAGLLPKDQPDATELEGETLEFQYHYKVLPESIISRFIVNTHERIHNQIYWRSGVMLQYQQHNEIYNIARIKADPEDKKIFIAISGRKETRRSFLAILRDVFQKIHKSLANLEITEWVPVPGYPNHPPLDYQELLGLETMGILEYPIGKLKININIRQLLDGYESLESRRKLQKGDHDLDDRTAYEDILDIAKLAVSRPIITKAEAKAVSENPQFTNNLQGANIANFANEVKDNASQQASNFNQTSGANIAEIMQLINNLRQTVAQFPPEIRDDIIIDIDDVEVEIQKPEKERNTPKLKKRLAALLTAASVAAAPIASVVDFTNNVMELGSKLGIELIQPSP; translated from the coding sequence ATGACCCAAGATGAGTTGTTGGTACTAATAGAGCAAGCGGCTACTGAGGGTTGGCGAGAGTTGGACTTGTCGGGGCAAGAGTTGACTGAGTTACCAGGGGAAATTGGTAAATTGCAGCAGCTTGAGTCTTTGATTTTGGGAAAGCAGGTTGGAGGTTATGAAAAAGTAGGATACCGCATTTTCCAAAAGGCTTTAGGCAACAATTTAAAAACCCTTCCAATTGAACTATTGAGTTTGCCTAATTTGCGGAAGTTGGATATTAGTGGCAATCCTTTAGAGGGTATTCCTGATGTGGTAATGCAAATACTACATTTAGAGGAACTAATCTTAATTCGAGTACAGCTAACCGAGATACCAGAGGCGCTTGCTAAATTAACCAATCTCACTCAGCTTATTCTCAGTGACAACCAAATAACCGAGATACCAGAGGCGCTTGCTAAATTAACCAATCTCACTCAGCTTAACCTCAGTTACAACCAAATAACCGAGATACCAGAGGCGCTTGCTAAATTAACCAATCTCACTCAGCTTAACCTCAGTTACAACCAAATAACCGAGATACCAGAGGCGCTTGCTAAATTAACCAATCTCACTCAGCTTAACCTCCGTGGCAACCAAAGAACCGAGATACCAGAGGCGCTTGCTAAATTAACCAATCTCACTCGGCTTAACCTCAGTTACAACCAAAGAACCGAGATACCAGAGGCGCTTGCTAAATTAACCAATCTCACTCAGCTTATTCTCAGTGACAACCAAATAAAAGAGATACCAGAGACAATCGCTAAATTAACCAATCTGACGCATCTTATTCTCAGTGGCAACCAAATAAAAGAGATACCAGAGACAATCGCTAAATTAACCAATCTGACGCAGCTTGGACTCGATGGCAACCAAATAAAAGAGATACCAGAGGCAATCGCTAAATTAACCAATCTGACGCAGCTTGGACTCGATGGCAACCAAATAAAAGAGATACCAGAGGCAATCACTAAATTAACCAATCTGACGCATCTTATTCTCAGTGGCAACCAAATAAAAGAGATACCAGAGACAATCGCTAAATTAACCAATCTGACGCAGCTCGCCCTCAGTTCCAACCAAATAACCGAGATACCAGAGGTGCTGGCACAATTAACCAATCTCACCCAGCTTTTCCTCAGTTCCAACCAAATAACGCAGATTCCAGAAGCGCTGGCACCATTAACCAATCTGACTACCCTTCACCTGCGTGTCAACCAAATAACCCAGATACCAGAGGCGATCGAAAGTTTGCCAAAATTGGAACTACTAGATTTACGGGGAAATCCGCTTCCTATTTCACCAGAAATTTTGGGATCTGTTTATCAAGTTGGTTCAGTTGAAGAAATTTTCAATTACTTGCGATTACTTCGTAGCGGTGAAGTACGTCCACTCAACGAAGCCAAACTTTTGCTCGTCGGACAAGGTAGCGTCGGTAAAACATCCCTCATCGAGCGACTAATCCACAATAAATATGATAGAAATCAACCCCAAACTGACGGACTCAAGGTAGAAACTTGGAACGTGCAGGTCAATAGCAAAGACATCCGCCTTAATGTTTGGGACTTTGGCGGACAGGAAATTTATCATGCCACCCATCAGTTTTTCCTGACTAAGCGCAGCCTCTATCTTCTTGTTTGTAATTGTCGCACCAGCGAAGAAGAAAACCGCATCGAATATTGGCTGAAACTAATCGAAAGCTTCGGCGGACAGTCCCCCGTGATTATCGTTGGCAACAAAAAAGACGAACAACCCCTAGACATCAACCGCAAAGCATTACGAGAAAAATATCCTAACATCCAAGCGATTATCGAAACCTCTTGCCAAGACAATATCGGCATTGATGAACTTCGCACCGCGATTTTGCAGCAAGTCGGCAACCTCAAAGAAGTCTACGACCTTCTACCCCTGTCATGGTTTGAGGTTAAACAACAACTCGAATCCATGTCCCAAGACTTCATTACCTACAGTAGCTATATCGGCATCTGCTACGAAAATAAAATTCCCGAAGAACACAACCAAGAACAACTCATCGACTTGCTGCATCGACTTGGCTTAGTTCTCAACTTCCGTGAGCATCCCATCCTCAGAGATACCAACGTCCTCAAACCCAATTGGGTGACAGAAGGGATTTACGCCCTTCTGAGCGATGAAAACCTCAAAACTAAAAGCAAAGGCATTTTCACCCCCGCCGATCTCACTCGTGTCCTCAATCCAGAGCGTTACCCTACCAAGCGTCACGGCTATCTGATTGAACTGATGAAAGAATTTGAGCTTGGCTTTGAATTAGCTTGTTACCCACCACAATTCCTGATTGCGGGACTTCTCCCCAAAGACCAACCAGACGCAACAGAACTAGAAGGCGAAACCCTAGAATTTCAATACCATTACAAAGTTCTTCCCGAAAGCATAATTTCCCGCTTCATCGTCAACACCCACGAAAGAATCCATAACCAAATCTATTGGCGCAGTGGCGTAATGCTGCAATATCAACAACATAATGAAATTTACAACATCGCTCGCATCAAAGCCGACCCCGAAGACAAAAAAATCTTCATCGCCATTAGCGGACGCAAAGAAACCCGCCGTTCATTTCTCGCCATTCTCCGCGATGTCTTCCAAAAAATCCACAAGAGTCTTGCCAACCTCGAAATCACCGAATGGGTTCCCGTCCCTGGCTATCCTAACCACCCGCCCCTCGACTACCAAGAACTTCTGGGACTTGAGACAATGGGTATTCTTGAATATCCAATCGGTAAACTCAAAATAAACATCAATATCCGTCAACTTTTGGATGGTTATGAATCACTAGAATCACGTCGAAAATTACAAAAAGGAGATCATGATTTAGATGATAGGACTGCTTATGAAGATATCTTAGATATTGCTAAACTAGCCGTCAGTAGACCAATTATTACTAAAGCTGAGGCAAAAGCTGTGTCAGAAAATCCTCAATTCACAAACAACCTTCAAGGCGCAAACATCGCCAATTTCGCCAACGAAGTCAAAGACAACGCCAGTCAGCAAGCCTCTAACTTCAACCAAACAAGCGGCGCAAACATAGCAGAAATAATGCAATTAATCAACAACCTACGCCAAACTGTAGCCCAGTTCCCCCCAGAAATCCGCGACGATATTATTATTGATATTGATGATGTAGAAGTAGAAATTCAAAAGCCAGAAAAAGAACGCAATACACCCAAACTTAAAAAGCGTCTAGCAGCTTTACTAACTGCTGCTAGTGTAGCTGCTGCCCCGATCGCAAGTGTGGTAGATTTTACAAACAATGTTATGGAACTCGGCAGCAAATTAGGCATAGAGCTAATTCAGCCTAGTCCTTGA
- a CDS encoding helix-turn-helix domain-containing protein, producing MDMQVLRERAGLSRAEVAFRLAISETSVRNWEAGRTEPTMTPKKYVDALRIFKCTPEELASASEKSINQRHKRKPGRPRRFPDNPVVQVADSPVCS from the coding sequence ATGGATATGCAAGTCCTGAGAGAGCGTGCGGGTCTTAGCCGTGCAGAAGTTGCCTTCAGGCTTGCAATCAGTGAAACCAGTGTCCGCAATTGGGAAGCTGGACGCACTGAACCAACAATGACACCAAAAAAATATGTTGATGCTCTACGTATATTCAAATGCACGCCGGAAGAACTAGCATCTGCCAGTGAGAAGTCTATTAATCAGCGTCATAAACGCAAGCCAGGAAGACCCAGACGTTTCCCAGATAATCCCGTAGTTCAGGTGGCTGATTCGCCAGTTTGCAGTTAG
- a CDS encoding sulfate/molybdate ABC transporter ATP-binding protein has translation MGIVVENVSKQFGSFRAVDQVNLEIQSGKLVALLGPSGSGKSTLLRLIAGLEKPDDGRIILTGKDATNQSVQERNIGFVFQHYALFKHLTVRQNIAFGLEIRKAPANKVKGRVEQLLELVQLSGLGDRYPSQLSGGQRQRVALARALAVEPSVLLLDEPFGALDAKVRKDLRAWLRRLHDEVHVTTVFVTHDQEEAMEVSDEVVVMNQGRVEQVGTPAEIYDNPATSFVMSFIGPVNVLPSSSRIFQSSQLEIEHPNVFLRPQDVVIEKSANGTTAPATVTRLIHLGWEIKVELTLDDGQVVNAHLTRDRYDELQLEPKQKVYVKPKDAKSFPLYYSI, from the coding sequence GTGGGCATAGTAGTTGAAAACGTATCCAAACAATTCGGCAGTTTCCGAGCGGTTGATCAGGTGAACTTAGAAATCCAAAGCGGGAAACTGGTAGCCCTATTGGGGCCGTCGGGATCTGGTAAGTCTACTCTGCTCCGCTTAATTGCTGGTCTCGAAAAGCCAGACGATGGCAGAATTATTCTGACGGGAAAAGACGCTACAAACCAAAGTGTACAAGAACGTAACATCGGGTTTGTATTTCAACACTATGCTTTATTTAAGCATCTGACAGTCCGGCAAAACATCGCCTTTGGGTTAGAGATTCGCAAAGCACCAGCGAATAAAGTCAAAGGACGGGTAGAACAGTTATTAGAACTAGTGCAATTGAGTGGGCTAGGCGATCGCTATCCTTCACAGCTTTCGGGTGGTCAAAGACAAAGGGTAGCCTTAGCTAGAGCCTTAGCAGTAGAACCTAGTGTATTACTTTTAGATGAACCTTTTGGAGCGCTTGATGCCAAAGTCCGTAAAGACTTACGCGCATGGTTACGCCGCCTCCATGATGAAGTTCATGTTACCACAGTTTTTGTCACCCACGACCAAGAAGAAGCAATGGAAGTTTCTGATGAGGTCGTGGTGATGAATCAAGGCCGTGTAGAACAGGTAGGAACACCCGCAGAAATTTACGATAACCCCGCCACATCCTTTGTGATGAGCTTCATTGGGCCAGTGAATGTTTTGCCAAGTAGTTCCAGAATTTTCCAAAGTAGCCAGTTAGAGATAGAACATCCAAACGTATTTTTACGCCCACAAGATGTAGTGATCGAGAAATCTGCTAACGGTACAACCGCACCTGCTACAGTCACTCGATTGATCCATTTGGGCTGGGAAATCAAAGTTGAATTAACCTTAGACGATGGGCAAGTTGTCAACGCTCATTTAACACGCGATCGCTACGATGAGCTACAGTTGGAACCAAAGCAAAAGGTATATGTAAAACCCAAGGATGCGAAATCTTTTCCTTTGTATTACTCGATTTAA
- the yidD gene encoding membrane protein insertion efficiency factor YidD: MQTSLLDSFGRKIGIVAIAGYQKHISPHKGFACAHRLLYGGESCSGYIKRVIAEEGLIAAWDKSQARFQACKQANLVLRASKMQRKLSQMEDSEPTEEADGKIEDDKPLKRSQPRSSSCWGSGYSSGDDCSNCSEIVDCSFLACSSTDDCHLPDCSGVECDFLDCGSCGN; encoded by the coding sequence ATGCAAACTTCTCTATTGGACTCCTTTGGTAGGAAAATTGGTATTGTAGCGATCGCTGGATATCAAAAGCACATTTCCCCCCATAAAGGTTTTGCTTGCGCTCATCGACTATTGTATGGGGGTGAATCTTGCTCTGGTTACATCAAGCGCGTGATTGCTGAGGAGGGATTAATCGCAGCTTGGGATAAATCCCAGGCTAGGTTTCAAGCTTGTAAACAAGCCAATTTAGTTTTACGAGCATCGAAGATGCAACGAAAGTTGTCACAAATGGAGGATTCAGAACCGACAGAGGAAGCGGATGGAAAAATTGAAGATGATAAGCCCTTAAAACGCTCTCAGCCAAGGTCATCAAGTTGCTGGGGTTCAGGATATTCAAGCGGCGATGATTGTTCTAATTGTTCAGAGATTGTTGATTGTAGTTTCCTCGCCTGTAGCAGCACTGATGATTGCCATTTACCAGATTGCAGTGGTGTTGAGTGTGATTTCTTGGATTGTGGCAGTTGCGGTAATTAA
- the chlP gene encoding geranylgeranyl reductase codes for MTLRVAVVGSGPAGSSAAETLAKAGIETYLFERKLDNAKPCGGAIPLCMVSEFDLPPEIIDRQVRKMKMISPSNREVDINLIKEDEYIGMCRREVLDGFLRNRAAKLGANLINATVHKVDIPGNNSDPYTIHYVDHNEGGAQGVTKTLKVDLIIGADGANSRIAKEMDAGDYNYAIAFQERIRLPEDKMAYYNDLAEMYVGNDVSTDFYAWVFPKYDHVAVGTGTMQVHKASIKQLQAGIRTRASEKLAGGKIIKVEAHPIPEHPRPRRVVGRIALVGDAAGYVTKSSGEGIYFAAKSGRMCAETIVEVSQNGSRIPTENELKIYLKRWDKKYGLTYKVLDILQTVFYRSDATREAFVEMCGDLDVQKLTFDSYLYKTVVPANPITQLKITAKTIGSLIRGNALAP; via the coding sequence TTGACACTACGGGTTGCTGTTGTTGGGTCAGGCCCAGCTGGTTCCTCTGCTGCTGAAACACTAGCCAAAGCTGGGATTGAGACCTACCTGTTTGAGCGCAAATTGGATAACGCCAAACCCTGTGGGGGGGCGATTCCCTTATGTATGGTAAGCGAGTTTGACTTACCACCAGAAATTATTGATCGTCAAGTGCGGAAGATGAAAATGATTTCACCTTCCAATCGTGAAGTTGATATCAATCTGATAAAAGAAGACGAATATATAGGAATGTGCCGGCGTGAAGTCCTAGATGGCTTCTTACGCAATCGCGCGGCAAAATTAGGGGCAAATTTAATTAATGCCACCGTTCATAAAGTTGATATACCTGGAAATAACAGCGACCCATACACCATTCATTATGTTGACCATAATGAAGGCGGCGCACAAGGTGTCACAAAAACTTTAAAAGTAGATTTGATTATTGGTGCAGATGGGGCTAATTCCCGCATTGCCAAAGAAATGGATGCAGGGGATTATAATTATGCGATCGCTTTCCAAGAGCGTATCCGCTTACCCGAAGATAAAATGGCATATTACAACGACCTTGCCGAAATGTATGTAGGCAATGACGTTTCCACAGACTTTTATGCCTGGGTATTCCCCAAATATGACCACGTAGCCGTCGGTACTGGCACAATGCAGGTACACAAAGCCAGCATCAAACAGTTACAGGCTGGTATCCGCACCCGTGCTAGCGAAAAATTAGCAGGTGGTAAAATCATCAAAGTAGAAGCCCACCCAATCCCCGAACATCCACGTCCTCGACGTGTTGTTGGTCGCATAGCCTTGGTTGGAGACGCTGCTGGCTACGTTACCAAGTCTTCTGGTGAAGGGATTTACTTTGCTGCTAAATCTGGGCGGATGTGTGCAGAAACCATTGTAGAAGTTTCTCAAAATGGTAGTCGTATTCCCACAGAAAACGAACTCAAGATTTATCTCAAACGCTGGGATAAAAAATACGGACTCACTTACAAAGTGTTGGACATCTTACAAACAGTATTTTACCGCTCCGATGCCACCCGTGAGGCATTTGTAGAGATGTGTGGAGACTTGGATGTACAAAAACTGACTTTCGACAGCTATCTGTATAAGACAGTCGTCCCTGCTAACCCCATCACCCAGTTAAAAATTACTGCCAAGACAATTGGTAGTCTCATCCGTGGTAACGCTTTAGCACCCTAA
- a CDS encoding response regulator transcription factor: MPRILVIDDDPAISELVAVNLEMAGYDVSQAEDGIKGQALALQLQPDLIMLDLMLPRVDGFTVCQRLRRDERTAEIPVLMLTALSQTQDKVEGFNAGADDYLTKPFEVEEMLARVRALLRRTDRIPQAAKHSEILNYGPLTLVPERFEAIWFGQTVKLTHLEFELLHCLLQRHGQTVSPSEILREVWGYDPDDDIETIRVHIRHLRTKLEPDPRHPRYIKTVYGAGYCLELPSVPQSGEGATTSVVE, from the coding sequence ATGCCAAGGATTCTTGTAATAGACGATGACCCAGCGATTTCAGAACTTGTTGCTGTCAACCTAGAGATGGCTGGCTACGATGTAAGCCAAGCTGAAGATGGCATAAAAGGTCAAGCACTAGCTCTCCAGCTACAACCAGACTTGATTATGCTTGATCTGATGTTGCCTAGAGTTGATGGTTTCACGGTTTGCCAGCGCTTACGCCGAGACGAACGGACGGCAGAAATTCCTGTTTTGATGTTGACTGCTCTCAGCCAAACTCAAGACAAGGTAGAAGGCTTTAACGCCGGAGCAGATGATTATCTGACCAAACCATTTGAAGTGGAAGAGATGCTGGCACGGGTGCGGGCATTATTACGCCGTACCGACCGCATTCCCCAAGCAGCCAAACATAGCGAAATTTTGAACTATGGGCCTCTGACCTTAGTTCCCGAAAGATTTGAGGCTATATGGTTCGGTCAAACTGTGAAACTGACTCACTTGGAATTTGAACTCCTCCACTGTTTGCTACAACGTCACGGACAAACAGTTTCCCCAAGCGAAATCCTCCGAGAAGTTTGGGGTTACGATCCAGATGATGACATTGAAACGATTCGAGTGCATATCCGGCACTTGAGAACTAAGCTAGAACCAGACCCCCGCCACCCCCGCTATATCAAAACAGTATATGGTGCGGGATATTGTCTGGAACTACCCAGCGTCCCACAATCCGGCGAGGGCGCTACCACATCAGTTGTTGAGTGA
- a CDS encoding YheT family hydrolase translates to MICFPPYNPPVFLRNGVVTTVYTTLWGKRYWQNTTLHPEPQYHKTVLMGGQNVPIFCLIAIPENAHSTIVGTYGITGDLENEWFLRLLGRKAYAQGFAVVLFDWRAHGKTAELSPTLTSDGLFEGEDFVRIAAGAAAMGCPSKFWFTGFSLGGQLALWGLKAAADLTNDTEYFGLKYSDIGGGAVICPNLDATRSLSYLVRHPVGKYLEQSIAKNLKNLAWRIHDYHPGTLDSEAIKRANTIWDFDNELVIKRLGFPSVETYYAASSPLQLLPEISKPSLIIYAADDPLFHPELVPELQATCESNPKIDLLMTRYGGHMGYLNSKKGQIQAQDADPWWAWNRVLQWLEYIRKF, encoded by the coding sequence ATGATATGTTTCCCTCCCTACAATCCGCCTGTGTTTCTGAGAAATGGTGTTGTTACAACTGTTTACACTACTTTGTGGGGAAAACGTTATTGGCAAAATACAACTCTCCATCCAGAACCTCAGTATCATAAAACAGTATTAATGGGTGGGCAAAATGTACCTATTTTTTGTTTGATTGCCATACCTGAAAATGCCCACAGTACGATTGTAGGGACTTATGGCATTACAGGCGATCTAGAAAATGAATGGTTTTTGAGATTGCTGGGACGTAAAGCATACGCTCAAGGATTTGCTGTAGTTTTATTTGATTGGCGCGCCCACGGCAAAACAGCCGAATTATCACCAACACTAACTTCTGATGGTTTATTTGAAGGTGAAGATTTTGTTAGAATTGCGGCTGGTGCGGCCGCTATGGGATGTCCCAGTAAATTTTGGTTTACAGGGTTTTCCTTAGGGGGACAACTGGCGTTGTGGGGGCTGAAAGCTGCGGCAGACTTAACTAATGACACTGAGTATTTTGGGCTAAAATATAGTGACATTGGAGGTGGTGCAGTAATTTGCCCAAATTTAGATGCAACGCGATCGCTCAGTTACTTAGTTCGCCATCCTGTAGGTAAATACTTAGAGCAGAGTATTGCAAAAAACCTCAAGAACTTAGCATGGCGAATACATGACTACCATCCAGGCACCCTAGACTCAGAAGCCATTAAACGAGCTAACACCATTTGGGATTTTGACAATGAACTGGTAATTAAGCGCCTTGGTTTCCCATCCGTAGAAACTTATTATGCGGCAAGCAGTCCTTTACAACTGTTACCAGAGATATCAAAACCTAGTCTAATTATTTACGCTGCGGATGACCCGCTATTTCATCCAGAACTTGTTCCCGAATTACAAGCTACCTGTGAGAGCAATCCCAAAATAGATTTGCTGATGACTCGTTATGGTGGTCACATGGGCTATCTAAATAGCAAAAAAGGTCAGATACAAGCCCAAGATGCTGATCCTTGGTGGGCGTGGAATCGCGTGTTGCAGTGGTTGGAATACATCAGAAAATTTTGA